In the genome of Variovorax sp. PAMC26660, the window GTCCGCTTCTCGCCGTTCGGCAGCGTGATCGCCTGCTTGCCACCCAGCGTGAGTTCCATCAGCGAACCGGCTTCATCGGGCTTGGGCCCCGACAGCGTGCCCGAGCCCAGCAGGTCGCCTGGCTGCAGGTTGCAGCCGTTCACCGTGTGGTGCGTGATGAGCTGCGCGGCAGTCCAGTAGGCGGCTTCGGTGGTGTTGCCGCGCGTCAGGCGCGCGGGCGCTTCGCCGGCCGCGCGCATCTTCGCGGTCAGCAGCAGCACTTCGAGCGTGATGTCGAGCGCGCCGCCCTCGCGGTTCGATGCCGAGTCGAGGTACGGCAGCGGTTGCGGATCTTCCGCAGGCCGCTCGAACTTCGCGCGGAACGGGGCCAGCGCTTCCATCGTCACGATCCACGGCGACAGCGTGCTGGCGAAGTTCTTCGCCAAGAAGGGGCCGAGCGGCTGGTATTCCCAGGCCTGCAGATCGCGCGCCGACCAGTCGTTGAGCAGCGTCACGCCGAACAGGTGGTCTTCGGCCTCGCCGATGGCGATGGGCTCGCCCAGCGCATTGCCCTGGCCGACCAGGAAGCCCAGCTCCAGTTCGTAGTCGAGGCGCTTGGAAGGACCGAAGCTAGGCGCGACCGCATCGGGCGCCTTGGTCTGGCCCTGCGGGCGCTTGAAGGTCTGGCCGCTCACGCCGATGGACGAGGCGCGGCCGTGGTAGCCGATGGGCACCCACTTGTAGTTGGGCATCAGCGGCTGGTCGGGGCGGAACAGCTTGCCGATGGTGGTCGCGTGGTGAATGCCGGTGTAGAAGTCGGTGTAGTCGCCGATGCGGCAAGGCACGGTCATCTCGGCCTTGGCCTGCGCCAGCAGCGCCTTCGACCATGCGGCCTGCTTGTCGCTGCCTTCGGCAAGACCCGCGGAGATCGCGGCGCGCAGCGCCTGGCGGTCTTTCACCGAGGCGCTCATCAGCGCGTTCATGTCGTCGGTGTCAATCAGGCCTGCAGCCTTCAGGTCCAGCACCTGGTCGCCGATGGCCACGCCGACGCGAAAGCCTTCGCTGCTGCCGGCGGTGCGGAAGCGGCCGAAGGGCAGGTTCTGGATCGGGAAGTCGGTGCCGGCTTCATTGGCCGAGGCGACCCAGCTGCGCAGCTTCGGGTCATGGGT includes:
- the fahA gene encoding fumarylacetoacetase → MTALNATHDPKLRSWVASANEAGTDFPIQNLPFGRFRTAGSSEGFRVGVAIGDQVLDLKAAGLIDTDDMNALMSASVKDRQALRAAISAGLAEGSDKQAAWSKALLAQAKAEMTVPCRIGDYTDFYTGIHHATTIGKLFRPDQPLMPNYKWVPIGYHGRASSIGVSGQTFKRPQGQTKAPDAVAPSFGPSKRLDYELELGFLVGQGNALGEPIAIGEAEDHLFGVTLLNDWSARDLQAWEYQPLGPFLAKNFASTLSPWIVTMEALAPFRAKFERPAEDPQPLPYLDSASNREGGALDITLEVLLLTAKMRAAGEAPARLTRGNTTEAAYWTAAQLITHHTVNGCNLQPGDLLGSGTLSGPKPDEAGSLMELTLGGKQAITLPNGEKRTFLEDGDTLIMRGYCERAGAVRIGLGEVAGTVV